Proteins from a genomic interval of Zingiber officinale cultivar Zhangliang chromosome 1B, Zo_v1.1, whole genome shotgun sequence:
- the LOC122045621 gene encoding uncharacterized protein LOC122045621 encodes MAAVSKVRMLLDGVYGQRFLIRIGSPAALVSSRKLSVWAEYDKKKKKKEEEEAEADKVMRRSVLQMNLDVLGFASDAKSDKRKTSGDTGRKAAAADASAGEADRDS; translated from the exons ATGGCGGCCGTTTCCAAGGTGCGAATGCTGCTCGACGGCGTCTACGGGCAACGATTCCTGATCCGGATCGGCTCGCCGGCGGCGCTGGTCTCTTCCAG GAAGCTGTCGGTGTGGGCGGAGtatgacaagaagaagaagaagaaggaggaggaggaggcggaggcCGACAAGGTGATGCGACGCAGCGTGCTGCAGATGAACCTTGATGTGCTGGGCTTTGCTAGCGACGCCAAGTCCGACAAGCGAAAAACCTCAGGTGACACCGGAAGGAAGGCGGCAGCGGCGGATGCCTCGGCCGGCGAGGCTGACCGCGACTCTTGA